Proteins encoded within one genomic window of Spiribacter curvatus:
- the moaB gene encoding molybdenum cofactor biosynthesis protein B yields the protein MTPTREFTPLNLAVLTISDTRCPDDDRSGQLLAELAEADGHRITGRSIVTDDRYAIRAAVSVWIADAAVNAVICTGGTGFSQRDVTPEAVEVLFDRGVPGFGELFRQLSYATVGTSTLQSRVIAGIANHTLIAALPGSPGACRDGWQGILHEQLDVRHRPCNLAELALGV from the coding sequence GTGACCCCCACGCGTGAATTCACCCCGCTCAATCTGGCGGTGCTGACCATCTCCGATACCCGGTGCCCGGATGACGACCGTTCGGGGCAGCTGCTGGCGGAGCTGGCGGAGGCCGATGGCCACCGCATCACCGGCCGCTCGATCGTCACAGACGACCGTTATGCGATCCGGGCGGCGGTTTCGGTCTGGATCGCGGATGCGGCGGTGAACGCGGTGATCTGCACCGGTGGGACCGGATTCAGCCAGCGCGACGTCACACCGGAAGCGGTTGAAGTGCTCTTTGATCGCGGGGTGCCTGGCTTTGGCGAGCTGTTCCGGCAGCTATCGTACGCAACTGTCGGCACCTCGACCCTGCAATCGCGGGTTATCGCGGGCATTGCCAACCACACCTTGATCGCGGCACTGCCCGGGTCTCCCGGTGCCTGTCGGGATGGTTGGCAGGGCATCCTCCATGAGCAGCTCGATGTCCGCCATCGCCCCTGCAACCTCGCCGAGCTCGCCCTCGGGGTCTGA
- a CDS encoding TetR/AcrR family transcriptional regulator — translation MAAVHQQRPRGQMRRRILRLAADWLQQRGYHGFSFAQLAEALEVRSSAIHYHFPTKADLATALFRQYREAFARWRAQMADSRFDAGEQIERFVDLEARNIDGEQVCPLGVAAVEYASLPAGACAEAEALCDDLLDWLTATLIDGRAAGRLDFPGEAGDQARALMAAAQGGLQLARVHGRSDFAAVRRAILAGLISEGV, via the coding sequence ATGGCGGCCGTGCACCAGCAACGCCCCCGCGGTCAGATGCGGCGGCGGATCCTGCGTCTGGCCGCCGACTGGCTCCAGCAGCGCGGTTATCACGGTTTCAGCTTCGCCCAGCTGGCAGAGGCACTCGAGGTGCGGAGCAGCGCCATCCACTATCACTTCCCGACCAAAGCGGATCTGGCCACCGCTCTGTTCCGCCAGTACCGTGAAGCGTTTGCCCGGTGGCGGGCGCAGATGGCGGATAGCCGCTTCGATGCCGGCGAACAGATCGAGCGCTTCGTCGATCTGGAGGCGCGCAACATCGATGGCGAGCAGGTCTGTCCGCTGGGGGTCGCTGCGGTGGAGTATGCCAGCCTGCCTGCCGGCGCCTGTGCCGAGGCCGAGGCCCTGTGCGACGACCTGCTCGACTGGCTCACGGCGACACTGATCGATGGTCGAGCGGCAGGACGGCTCGATTTCCCCGGTGAGGCCGGCGATCAGGCCCGGGCGCTCATGGCGGCGGCGCAGGGCGGTCTGCAGCTCGCTCGCGTTCATGGTCGCAGCGACTTTGCTGCGGTGCGCCGGGCGATCCTCGCGGGGCTGATCTCAGAGGGCGTCTGA